The Balneolales bacterium ANBcel1 DNA segment GCAGACAGTATCCGGAACATTCGGGGTGCTCTCCTACTTTATCGGCGCTGTCTTTGGTAACATCACACTGCTCTATTTCGGAGTATTTCTGGTGTTCTTCTTTTCGGTGATCCCCCCTTTCTTCGTTAAGGAGCCAAAGTATCTGGGGCGCTACGGGGAGGATGAACAAGACATCGCCCGTGAAATTGACGGCAAGGAAGCGTCGCCGCAAAGTGTGAATCAGGCATCCCTGTATCAGATCTTGTTCAGTATCCGGCCGTTGTGGGGTTTTCTCATGTACGGGATTTACGCCATCATCAAACGGCTGAGCGGTCTGGAATTTCCGGGGTATTACTTCGAAATGTTTGCTCTGGTCATCACCATATACCTCATCGGAGAGGCGCTGTTTCGGTCGGAGGACGGGAAGACCGGAGAGGAGGCCGGAAAGATCGGGTTCCAGAAAGTACTTGCGGCACATTCGTTCTCCTGGATTGCCGCTCAGAGCATGTTCATCTACTTTTTTGCGTTTGTCGACTACCGGCTGCCGGGCCTATCCGACGAGGGGGTGGGTTCGGTTGTGAACTGGAGCTTTTTCTCGCTCAACCTGGTAGCGGCAATTATACCGGTTCTGATACTGGGTCCGCTTGCCAACCGTTACGGGCGGGTCAGGGTTCATGCAAGTGCCCTGGCGGTCATGGCTGCGGGATACGCGCTGATCGCGTTTCTCGGACAGTCACCCTATGTGTTTTATCTGCTGATGGCGGTTGTGGGCATCGGGTGGGCCTCCATCATCAGTTTGCCGTTTGCAATCATGTCCCAGAAAATAAACCAGGGGCAGATGGGTCTGTACATGGGACTGTTCAACCTGTCGGTCGTTCTGCCACAGCTGGTTTCCAGTTTTGCCGTCGGCGATATCGTACAGGCCGTGGACAACAAATCGATCCTGATGATCATCTGCTCGGTAACCGTGGCCTTTTCTGCAGCCGCATGGTATCTGGTGAAGGAACCCAAAGACGAAATGACCGAGAACCCGGCTCTGCTCGATGAAGAACTGGAGAAAAAAGCGGAAAGTGGTGAAAACCCGTAAATAAAAAAAGAAGTCCGGGCCGCTCTCACGACACCGGACTTTCTTTTTCCTCCTGTTGCGTCAAGAAGTATCGTTGGTTTCGCTGCGGGAACACCTCCCGCAGTGTGACCAAATTCGCTGCGCTTATTTCACGAAAAGCATTTCGCGATAGGACGGAAGCGGCCAGTAATCATCCGCCACCACCTTTTCGAGCTTGTCGGCAATTTCGCGCGTTTTATTCATTTCCGGGAGCACCACATTGGCCAGGTGGGCTGCTTTCTCGGGGATGGTGTCGCCGCCAAGGTCGGCATTGGCCGCCCCGAGCTTGTCAACCTGCGCAATAAGCTGGGCAAGCAGATCATTTACCTGTTTTGCCAGTGTATTGGTTGTGGATACATCCAGGCCGGAGCTCTTGCCCAGATCACCTGCGGCAAGTATTTCATTCAAATACCGGATGGTAGCGGGAATCACCATGGTTCGTACCACGTCTTCGGTGGTTTCCGCTTCGATATTCAGCTTTATGAAATACTGTTCCAGGTAGATCTCGAGCCGCGACTCAAGCTCGTGTTCGGCAAGCACATTATACTTTTCGAACAGTGAGACCGTGCTTTCGGCCGTAAGGTACGGCATGGCATCGAGCGTGGACTTGAGGTTGAGCAGCCCGCGTTTCTTCGCCTCAACCTGCCATTCCTCGGAATAACCGTCACCGTGGAAGAGTATCGCGTCGATTTCCTCAAAGGTCTCCTTCAGAACTGCCCCGAGAGCTTTTTCGAAATCACCTGTTTTCGCAATCTCTTCTTCAAGCAGGGTTGTCATGCCGTCGATGGCCTCGGCCACCGTCACATTCAAAATGGACGCCGGGAAAGAGACAGTCTGTTCGGAGCCCACGGCACGGAATTCAAACTTGTTGCCGGTAAAGGCAAAGGGCGAAGTCCGGTTTCGGTCACCCGCATGCTTCGGAATGTCCGGAAGCACCGGAATACCAAGGCCAAGCAGACCGCCTTCTTTTGAACTGGTGGCGCCACCGTTTTTAATCTGCTCGACGATATCCTCCAGCTGATCGCCCACATACGCCGAAAGGATGGCCGGCGGAGCTTCATTGGCACCGAGCCGGTGGTCGTTTCCGGCACTGGCAATGGATGCGCGAAGCAACCCCTGATGGTCATATACTGCCTTGAGCGTAGCGGCGAAGAAGAACAGGAACTGCATATTGTCATGCGGACTGTCGCCGGGCTCCAGCAGGTTTCCGCCCTTGCTGGTGGACATGGACCAGTTGAGATGCTTGCCGCTGCCGTTCAGGCCCGCAAATGGCTTTTCATGAAGCAGACACTCCAGGCCGTATTTTTTGGCGACTTTTTTGAGGATAATCATCGTCAGCTGCTGATGGTCGGCCGCCACGTTGGCTTTCTCAAATACCGGCGCTATCTCGAACTGACCGGGTGCCACCTCGTTGTGACGGGTTTTGACCGGCACGCCGAGACGGTAAAGTTCCCGTTCGGCTTCGAGCATGAAGGAGAGGATGCGATCCGGAATGGATCCAAAATAGTGATCGTCCAGCTCCTGCCCTTTAGGCGGCTTCGCTCCAAACAGGGTACGGCCCGATGTCATAAGATCAGGGCGACGATAGAAAAACTCCTGGTCAATCAGGAAATACTCCTGCTCAAAGCCTCCGGTCGAGTTTACCCAGTTGACATCCTCTATGCCGAAAAGCTTCAGCGCACGCAATGCCTGCTTGTTGAGGGCCTCGGTTGATCGCAGAAGCGGAGCTTTGAAATCCAATGACTCCCCCTTCCAGGAAGCGAACACCGACGGAATACAAAGCGTGGAACCATTACCGTTTTCGATAATGAACGCCGGAGAGGTAGGATCCCAGGCGGTGTACCCGCGCGCTTCAAACGTCGGGCGCAGGCCGCCACTGGGGAAACTGGAAGCATCCGGTTCACCACGCATCAGATCGTTGCCGGAAAACTGGGTGATCGCGCCTCCACCCTGATTCGGTGTGATGAAACTGTCGTGCTTCTCCGCCGTTGCACCGGTGAGCGGCTGAAACCAGTGTGTGTAATGTGTCGCCCCTTTTTCTGATGCCCATTCTTTCATAACCACCGCAACAGCATCCGCAACCGTTTCATCCAGGGGCTCATTGTCACGTATGGTCTTCTTCAACACCTTCCAGACAGATTTGGGAAGTCTCTCCTTAAGCGTATCGATGGACAGGCAGTTCTCACCGAATATCTCCGAAATATTCATATCCAGCTTGTTTGAACCGTTTCGGGCCAGGAGGTTCTCTTCTGCTTTTCTGACTGCTTTCAGCGCATCAAATCTTCTATATGTTGTACTCATCAATCACATTCTTTTAGGTTTTCGGTTGTACTCACGTTGGTGACGCTGACACAAGATAAATTATTAATGCAAAAAATCCATAATTATTTAATTAAATGATATCAACTGACTAATTTTTTCAATCTAATTGCCTTTTTTATGCATATAAATCAAAAAAGCGCTTACAACCTGGAGAAGGGACGCATCTTTCTGTCTTTTCCGTATTTTCCGCTACATTAATTTTTTTTATAGCTCGGATTTCTATGAATTTTTCTGTCTGGATAGAAGCGGCACGCCTTCGTACCCTTCCGGCTTCACTCGTTCCTGTAATGACCGGTGGGGCCCTGGCCTGGCAACACGGACTTTTTAACGGATGGATTACCTCCGTCGCACTGTTTTCCGCCATCCTGATTCAGGTTGCCACCAACTTCGCCAACGACTATTTCGATTTCCTGAAAGGTGCCGATAACGACGAACGCGTGGGTTTCACCAGAGCCTCTTCCACCGGAGCCGTCGCCCCCCGTACCATGCTTGCCGCCGCTTTTGTCTCTTTTCTGATGGCGTTTCTGCTGGGACTTATTCTGGTCTCACATGCCGGGTGGCCCATCCTGGCCATCGGCCTGCTTTCTATTGCCGCGGGAGTGCTTTATACCGGCGGACCCTTTCCGCTTGCCTATAACGGCCTGGGAGATGTGTTCGTTTTTCTGTTTTTCGGCCTGGCAGCGGTTATGGGAACCTATTATGTAAACACTCTTGAGTGGTCTGCCGAATCCTTTTGGGCCGCTGTTGCCGTGGGGGCTCTCTCCACCATGATCCTGGTCGCAAACAACTACCGGGACGTCGATACCGATCGCAAAGTAAATAAACGAACCCTGGCCGTGCTGCTTGGAGAACGTTTCTCTCGCTGGCAGTTTCTCGTTCTTATGATGCTCGCTTTTTCCATCCCCCCGCATTTTTATTTCCGGGAATCCTACCCCCTCGTTATTCTGCTTCCCATGATCCTCCTGCCATGGGGCGTTCTCCTGGTACGTGCATTCTGGCGGGAAACCGACAAGGCCGTCTTTAACGGCATACTTGTGAATACGGCCCGACTGATGACGGCCTTCGGCCTTCTTTTTGCAACGGGTATCGTCCTTTCGTAGTTTTTTACGAACCCGGCACCCCGTTATTCCTCCCGATGAGCAAGGAACTGACCCTGTACCGATATCGCCTGCCGTTTCGCATATCGCTGCGGAATGAACAAGGCCTGACGCGTCACCGCAACGGAGTGATTCTTGGCGACGGAGAGGCTCTGTGGACCGAAATCGCACCTCTTCCCGGTTTTTCCACCGAATCCCTGGACGACTGTGTGTCATTTCTGATGAAGAACCGGGAATCTGTGCAGCGACATTTCCGGAGTCAGAGCCTTGGAGAGTGGCTGCAGGATGACTTCATTGCCGAAGAGTTTGCTGCACTGCCATCGGTGCGCTTCGGCCTCTCCATGCTGGCCGCACAGCAGCAGGCGTTCTCATCGGAGCTGCCCCTTTACGCCCTGTTAACTCGTACCCATTTGCCGGAGCATCCTCAACTACTCCGGCGCCCTGATGCTTCTTGTGGTGAGCCCCCTTCACATGACCCCGCTGCTGACGCCCCTGGCGGCCGGGAAAACGTATCTACATCCGCCGGCCGGCACCGGTCACCCGCCGGAGGGGAGCATGCCGGACAAGCACCTGCACACATCACGCATGCCGGTCATGTTGTGCGATGCAACGGAATTGTCGGCCAGGATACTCCGGAAAGAATGCTGCAGTCTGTGAAGGCGCTCCAAAATGGCGGCTTTACCACCATCAAATTAAAACTGCCACCCTCGGTTCGAGAGGCGCTGGATCTTTTCCGCACCCTGCACCAGGCTTATCCCGGCCTTCGCTTCCGGCTGGATGCCAACGCCGCGTTCTCCCCGGACGACGCGGCCCGGCTTCTGGAGGGGCTTTCGGAATTCAGGGGTCCCCGCCACCGCTCTTCCACGGAGCCCCCTTCCGCTCCAATTGAATACATCGAGGAGCCGTTGAACCGGGGCAGTTTCCGGCAGTGGAACCGGTTGCGAAGCTTCGGCATCCCGATCGCCGCCGATGAAAGCGCCCGCACCGCAGATCAGATCTCCCGGCTGCTGGAGGAGGATGCTGTCGACGCCATCGTACTGAAACCGACGCTATACGGTTCGGCACAGGAACTGCATGGTCTGGTGGATCTCGTCAGAAATCACAACTACGCCCGTTGGTCTGACGGCAAGACCCGACCGGTGTCGCTGGTCGTCTCTTCAGCGCTTGAAACATCCGTCGGCCGCCAGCTTCTTGCACATCTGGCTGCCTGTGTGGACATGGTTCTAAAACCCGAGGCCCACGGCCTGGCAACCGGCCACCTGTTTGAAGCGGATTTCACGCTTCGGACACATCCGGAGGGTGTCGCGCGCGGTGCAACTGCCTCATCGCACAAATCCGCTGCTTCACTCACCATCGAAGAACCCGAACCTCCCAATCCCGAGATAATGCTGGCGGCAGAACCCGGAGTCGGCATGCGCCCCGTACCCCAAAACCGGTGATGAATACTTCCCGACACACATATCACTCTGACTCGATTTTCCTGACCGACGGCAACAGCACCGTTTATTACCGCGATCTGGCTGTGATTGCGCACCGCGTCCGAACACATACGGAGTCCGCCGACTCTCCGGTGATCGCCATTGATACTTCCGACCGCTTCCAGGCGATTCTATGGATGGCATCTTGCTGGATGGCGCACCTTCCCTTCGTGCCTTTCCACCCGGAAGATCCCGCACCACTGGGAGCCTTTCAACCTGATCTCATCGTGTCGCCGCATGCCGTTACAGCTAATCCGGCCGCAATAGCCTTTACTGAGCTGGCCAGGCCGACTTCTCACGACGATAGGGATTTGGGTCGCGGCAGCACATTGCCCGGTGCGCCTACTTTGTCCGGAGTCTCTTACAAGCTCTATTCTGAACGCGTGCAGGCGCACGGCACCCAACAGATCCCCCGTGCCGACACATCCGGGTTTCCGGGTGTGTCAGAGCTTCACTCCCACCCCGATCGTGTGTTTTGCGGACTGCTCACATCCGGCAGCTCGGGTCTGCCAAAGCGGGTTCCCCTGTTGCGCAGGCAAATGATCGCCGCCGCCGCAAATGCCGGCTTGTCGTCTGCTTCAACCGATAATGTCCCGGCAGAGTCCCTTTGGGGCCACCCCCTGCCCCTGTACCATGCCGGGGGCGTAGCCATCGTATTTCGGGCGCTGTTGAGCGGCACAGGGATTTTTTTATGGGATGGGTTTGATGCCGGAACAATTCTCAGAGCGCTGAAAACAAACCGCGCCATCAGACGCATTTCCCTGGTTCCGACCATGCTCAAGCGGCTGGTGGATGAAGCCGGGCGCCGGGAGTCTCACCCTATTCATTCGCTTGACTGTGTGCTTGTCGGCGGAGGCCCCTATACAACGGAGCTGGAGGCCCGCGCCCGCCGGCAGGGTTGGCCGGCGGCGTTCAGTTACGGAATGACCGAGACGTGCGGACAGATTTCAGCGCAAAACCCGGATGGAAGCAGTCCGGCAGGCTCTGTAGGGCGGGCGCTGCCCGGCCACGAGGTGCAGATTACCGATCGGAGAAATCAGCTCCTGCCGTCGGGTGAAACCGGCATACTGCAGGTCAGAGGCCCGCAGGTATTCGATGGTTATCTGCCGGAACAACAGCTATTGAAAGCATATCGCCCGGGTGGTGAAGGCCCGGAGCCTTCCCGATACCCGTGGTTCGAGACCGGCGATTATGCGAGACTCGACTCTGATGACCATCTGTTCATCGAAAGCAGGAGAACGGACATGGTTGTAACCGGAGGGTTGAACGTACCGGTGGCGGATGTGGAAGCTGCGCTCGCGGGCATTCCCGGTGTCAGGGACGCCGCAGTTACGGGTCTGCCCGACGAAGAGTGGGGACAGATTCTGGTGGCCCTGGTGGTTGCGGATGGAGAGATTTCAGCGGAACAACTCCAGCAAACGCTCGCCGGACAACTTCCTCCCCACCAGGTGCCCAAACGGCTGTTCCTGACCGACCATGTACCGCGATCGTCTTTGGGAAAAATCCGGCGCGAAAAAGTGAGGCAGGAGGCTTCCAGGCTGCATCGCCGGCGGTAACAGCGCGCCGACTTTTCGCAAACGGTGGTGCTATGAGAGTCCGGCCCGCTTAAAGATTACATCCACATTTTTTGTGTGATGGTTCAGGTCGAACGCCTCTCCGATCTCCTTCTCGCTCAGATGGGCCGTGATGCCTTCGTGCCGCTCCACCAAATCCCGGAAGGCCTTCTTCTGTTCCCAGGCTTCCATGGCGAGAGGCTGGACCAGGTCGTAGGCGTTTTCACGCGACAATCCCTTGTCGATCAGCATCAGCAGCAGGCGTTGTGAAAAAACCACACCGTGGGTCTTGTCGATGTTGGCCTTCATATTTTCGGGATAGACGACCAGCTTCTCAACCACTCCGGCAAACCGATGCAGCATGTAGTCAAGCAGGATAAGCGCGTCGGGTATGATGATGCGTTCGGCGGAAGAATGGGAGATGTCGCGTTCGTGCCACAACGGGATGTTTTCAAAAGCCGTGACCATGTAGCCACGAAGAACTCTTGCGCATCCTGCGATATTTTCGGAACTGACGGGGTTCCGCTTGTGCGGCATTGCCGAGGAGCCCTTTTGCCCCTTACCAAACCGCTCCTCCACCTCGCGGGTCTCGGTTTTCTGCAGGTGCCGAATTTCAACGGCGATTTTTTCGAGGGTGGAACCGATAAGTGCGAGCGTTGACATGTAGTGGGCGTGGCGGTCGCGCTGCAGAGTCTGAGTGGACACCGGAGCGGCTGACAGGCCCAGGATCTCGCAGGTGTGGGCCTCCACTTCCGGAGGGATATTGGCAAACGTACCAACAGCGCCTGAGAGCTTGCCGAACTCCACATCTGCAGCAGCCATTTCGAAACGCTTGAGGTTTCGCTCCATTTCGCTGAACCAGAGCGCGCATTTGAGTCCGAAGGTGGTCGGCTCGGCGTGCACACCGTGAGTACGGCCCATCATGACCGAGTACTTGTGTTCCAGGGCTTTCTCCCTGAGTACCTTCAGAAACCGCTCGAGGCCTTCGCGTATAATGCGGTTGGATTTTTTCAGACGCACTCCAAGAGCGGTGTCCACGACATCGGTGGAGGTCAGGCCATAGTGAACCCACTTTTTTTCCTCACCCAGCGACTCCGACACGGAGCGGGTAAACGCCACGACATCATGCCGGGTCTGCTCCTCGATCTCATGGATTCTCGCTACATCAAATGTGGCTTTCTCGTACAGCCTGTCTACATCGGCTTCCGGAATAATTCCAAGCCGGCTCCATGCCCGGCAGGCCGCCAGTTCGACCTCCAGCCATGCCTGAAACTGTTCCTTCTCAGTCCAGAGCGATGCCATTTCTTCTCGGGAATATCTTTCAATCATACGTCTGTTATTATTCGGACAAGTTTACGGGGCCGGGTTCTGCGACCCTGACTGATTCCGGTTGTGTTTGTCCGTCTTATCATGTTCATCACTATTATCATGCGCTTCCGGCGCTTCCGGCGCTTCCTGATCACTCAGCACTTCCACTTCCACTTTGGTAAGGCGGTTGTTATCCATCTCCATGACTTTAAGCTGGAGCTCCTTGAAGGTGACGGTCTCCCCTTCTTCCGGAATTCTTTCCAGCAGATAATAGACCAATCCTCCCAATGTTTCATACTCATCCTCGTCCGTGGTCAGGTCCATGGAAAGGATGTCGGCCATATCATCCAGGTCAATTTTGGCATCAAAAAGATAGTTGCCGGATTTGTTTCGCGTATAGAGCTCAACCGGCTCGGTATATTCATCGGTGATTTCACCTATAATTTCTTCAAGTACATCATCCAGGGTAATGACTCCTTCCGTTCCGCCGTACTCATCCACAACAATGGCAATATGGGTTTTCAACTGCTGAAACTCGCGCAGCAGATCATCCAGCTTTTTTGTGGTTGGGACAAACAACGCCTTTCGGGCAAGTGTTTTCCAGTTGATCGTCGCGCCACCAAGTTCGCTTTTTATATAGGGCAGCAAATCCTTGGAGTGGATAACGCCGATAATATTATCCAGGTCGTTTTCATAGAGCGGCAGCCGCGACACCCCCTTTTCCCGGATGATGTCCAGTACCTCCTGCAGGGTATTTCCGGTATTGATCGCCGTGATATTGACCCTTGAGGTCATAATCTCACGAACATAGGTATTGCCGAATTCGATAACATTTTCAATGATTTCCCGCTCGTCGCCATGAATTGATCCATGCAGCTCTCCAACTTCCGCTATCGTCTTCAGGTCGTCCGTTGAAATGGCATCGGAGGGGCGCGGGATACTTTTCTCAAGAAAACGGGTTCCCTGCGCAATCAGCCGGGCCAGCGGTGCCAGGATGAAAAAGAAGAAATAGAGCAGCCAGCTCAGTTTTCTGGAAACGGCAAGGGGCCTGTTCAGGGCAAGCAGTTTGGGCGTTATTTCCGCGAGAATCACAATGGTGATGGTCAACACCACCACTTCTATGGTGAAGATCAGAAGCTGTGGCAGTCCAAACAGCGCAATCAGTCTGCCGGTGAGTACCGCAGCTCCCACAGCGGTGATGATGTTCGCGAACGTATTGCCGATCAGAACTGTGGCAAGCAATTGCCGGGGGCGTTCCAGCATATGAAGCACCCTGGCGAGGGCACGGTCCTTCTTCGCCTCCTCGATGGTGCTGCTATCCACCTTCTTGTCGAGAGAAAAGAAGGCCACTTCCGCTCCGGAGAAAAAGGCGGAAAAGATGAGGCCCAGAACGATGACAATTACCAATACAAGAAAATCAGCCGGATTGACCAGCAGGGATTCAAAAGTACCGGTATCAGCGACGGCCTGGAATCGGTCCGGAAGAATCATTGCCTGAAACAACAGCGGAATAATCAAAAGAGTGCTGGTATCGTTGGGTTATGGATGCACCGGCATTTCACATTAACCGCATCTTCAGCCGGATCTGTCGTAACGGGTTAACAACAGATGGCAAGATAAGGATATCCGGTGAGCCGGTATAGCCCAAACTCAATTTTCTTGCCGCCATTTTTCCAGTAACACTTCATGATGTCAGCCCGCCCTGCTGACTGATTCAGAAGGGCAGGTCATCGTCCACATCCACAATCTCATCGCTGGTGTTGGCGCCTTCCTGCCTGCTTTGCTGCTGCCGGGCCTGTCCGGAGGAACCTCCTCCCTGGTCACCTTCTCCCCTGCTGTCCAGCATCTGCATGCCAAGAGCCTTGATTTCCGTGGTGTACTGCTTCTGACCGTCTTTGTCCTCCCAGGAACGCGTCTGGATAGGCCCTTCAAAATAGGCCTGAGAGCCTTTGGTCAGGTATTGCTGACATATCTCGGCCAGCCTTCCCCATACAACCACTCTGTGCCATTCCGTTGTCTCCTGCCATTCGCCGTTTTTATCCTTGTAACGGTCGCTAGTCGCGACACTCATGTTGGCAACAGCGGTATTGTTTTGAGTATAGCGAACCTCAGGGTCTGCTCCCAGCCGACCGATGATCATTGCTTTGTTAAGTGATCCCATATTGTTATCGATTTATCTCTGATTTACTTTTTAAAAACAAGACACTCCGGACCGTCACTCCTTACACTTACAATATTTGCTACATATCGCCTTTCTGTTGGATATGGAGACAAGAAAAGACATGGCAGTCCACACTGCGTATGGTACCGATTCCGCACCCCATATTCAAAAAAGATTGCTGTCGATTCCATCACTCCCGGGAAGGCGCACCGGCCATGCGGGTTGTAATATTCCGGAGAGAATCAACCACAACATTCAAGGCAGAGTGGACCGGCTGCGCAATGATTCAGGAATACCGGCCGGTTTTCTCCATTTCCATCAGTTTTTTAATCCTGAGCTGCGTATCCGGATGGGTGGAAAAAAGCTTACTCATGCCCCGGGCCGAAAACGGATTCACCGGAAACATGTGGGCGGTAGACCGCTGGGCCGTTTCGGATGCCTGCATCGGTATGCGCTCCACAGAGGCCTGAATTTTACGCAGCGCGCTGGCCAGGCTTTCGGCGCTCCCGCAAATTTCGGCCCCTACGCGGTCCGCTTCAAACTCACGGGTCCGGGAAACTGCGGCCTGCAGCATGGCGGCCGCCAAAGGCGCCAAAATAAGGGTCAGCAGCAGGACGATCGGGTTGGGGCCGTCTCCGCCTCCGCGGCCGATCGGCAGAAATATGGCAAACTGGGCGATCATGGTAATAGCACTCACAACCGTCGTAACAATCGTCTGCGTGAGGATATCGCGGTTTTTGATATGGGCAAGCTCGTGCGCCATAACCCCTCTCAGCTCTCTCTCATTCAGGCTGCGAAGGATCCCCTGTGTTGCCGCCACCGCAGCATGGTTGGGGTTGCGCCCGGTGGCAAAAGCATTCGGCTGTTCCTGGGGAATAATATACACTTTGGGCATTGGCAGGTTCGCCTTCTGCGAAAGCTCCTCGACCATATTGTAGAATTGCGGGGCATTATCCCTGGTAACCTCTTTGGCACGGTACATCTTCAGCACGAGCTTGTCGGAATACCAGTAGCTGAATCCGTTCATCATAAGTGCAAAAACCAAAGCGATGACCATCCCGGTCTGCCCGCCCAGCAAATTACCAATGAACAGAAACAGAAGGCCTACCAGCGCCATCAGAAATACAGTGCGAACAGAATTCTTGAGCATCTTAACTTTCCTCCAATCAATTATTACCAGACTTGTTTTCCGGAGTATAACTTGCCGGAATGCAAAATTATTATCCGAACAGAAAAACACCCGTGAGCCGGGAAACATTTCGTTTTTTACAGTTTAATAATCTCTTTTTTTTTATTCTGCAGATGGCAAATGAAACCACTGCCGGCATCGTATGTACACGGACGCGGCCTGACCCGGGCGCTCATACCCGAATTGAATCGTGAGGCCGACCGACTTTTTCCACAAACTGCAAAATACAACTTACCATGCGACAATCCGATCAGAAAAAAAACGGC contains these protein-coding regions:
- the purB gene encoding adenylosuccinate lyase, whose protein sequence is MIERYSREEMASLWTEKEQFQAWLEVELAACRAWSRLGIIPEADVDRLYEKATFDVARIHEIEEQTRHDVVAFTRSVSESLGEEKKWVHYGLTSTDVVDTALGVRLKKSNRIIREGLERFLKVLREKALEHKYSVMMGRTHGVHAEPTTFGLKCALWFSEMERNLKRFEMAAADVEFGKLSGAVGTFANIPPEVEAHTCEILGLSAAPVSTQTLQRDRHAHYMSTLALIGSTLEKIAVEIRHLQKTETREVEERFGKGQKGSSAMPHKRNPVSSENIAGCARVLRGYMVTAFENIPLWHERDISHSSAERIIIPDALILLDYMLHRFAGVVEKLVVYPENMKANIDKTHGVVFSQRLLLMLIDKGLSRENAYDLVQPLAMEAWEQKKAFRDLVERHEGITAHLSEKEIGEAFDLNHHTKNVDVIFKRAGLS
- a CDS encoding glutamine synthetase III; its protein translation is MSTTYRRFDALKAVRKAEENLLARNGSNKLDMNISEIFGENCLSIDTLKERLPKSVWKVLKKTIRDNEPLDETVADAVAVVMKEWASEKGATHYTHWFQPLTGATAEKHDSFITPNQGGGAITQFSGNDLMRGEPDASSFPSGGLRPTFEARGYTAWDPTSPAFIIENGNGSTLCIPSVFASWKGESLDFKAPLLRSTEALNKQALRALKLFGIEDVNWVNSTGGFEQEYFLIDQEFFYRRPDLMTSGRTLFGAKPPKGQELDDHYFGSIPDRILSFMLEAERELYRLGVPVKTRHNEVAPGQFEIAPVFEKANVAADHQQLTMIILKKVAKKYGLECLLHEKPFAGLNGSGKHLNWSMSTSKGGNLLEPGDSPHDNMQFLFFFAATLKAVYDHQGLLRASIASAGNDHRLGANEAPPAILSAYVGDQLEDIVEQIKNGGATSSKEGGLLGLGIPVLPDIPKHAGDRNRTSPFAFTGNKFEFRAVGSEQTVSFPASILNVTVAEAIDGMTTLLEEEIAKTGDFEKALGAVLKETFEEIDAILFHGDGYSEEWQVEAKKRGLLNLKSTLDAMPYLTAESTVSLFEKYNVLAEHELESRLEIYLEQYFIKLNIEAETTEDVVRTMVIPATIRYLNEILAAGDLGKSSGLDVSTTNTLAKQVNDLLAQLIAQVDKLGAANADLGGDTIPEKAAHLANVVLPEMNKTREIADKLEKVVADDYWPLPSYREMLFVK
- a CDS encoding enolase C-terminal domain-like protein yields the protein MSKELTLYRYRLPFRISLRNEQGLTRHRNGVILGDGEALWTEIAPLPGFSTESLDDCVSFLMKNRESVQRHFRSQSLGEWLQDDFIAEEFAALPSVRFGLSMLAAQQQAFSSELPLYALLTRTHLPEHPQLLRRPDASCGEPPSHDPAADAPGGRENVSTSAGRHRSPAGGEHAGQAPAHITHAGHVVRCNGIVGQDTPERMLQSVKALQNGGFTTIKLKLPPSVREALDLFRTLHQAYPGLRFRLDANAAFSPDDAARLLEGLSEFRGPRHRSSTEPPSAPIEYIEEPLNRGSFRQWNRLRSFGIPIAADESARTADQISRLLEEDAVDAIVLKPTLYGSAQELHGLVDLVRNHNYARWSDGKTRPVSLVVSSALETSVGRQLLAHLAACVDMVLKPEAHGLATGHLFEADFTLRTHPEGVARGATASSHKSAASLTIEEPEPPNPEIMLAAEPGVGMRPVPQNR
- a CDS encoding 1,4-dihydroxy-2-naphthoate polyprenyltransferase encodes the protein MNFSVWIEAARLRTLPASLVPVMTGGALAWQHGLFNGWITSVALFSAILIQVATNFANDYFDFLKGADNDERVGFTRASSTGAVAPRTMLAAAFVSFLMAFLLGLILVSHAGWPILAIGLLSIAAGVLYTGGPFPLAYNGLGDVFVFLFFGLAAVMGTYYVNTLEWSAESFWAAVAVGALSTMILVANNYRDVDTDRKVNKRTLAVLLGERFSRWQFLVLMMLAFSIPPHFYFRESYPLVILLPMILLPWGVLLVRAFWRETDKAVFNGILVNTARLMTAFGLLFATGIVLS
- a CDS encoding fatty acid--CoA ligase family protein → MNTSRHTYHSDSIFLTDGNSTVYYRDLAVIAHRVRTHTESADSPVIAIDTSDRFQAILWMASCWMAHLPFVPFHPEDPAPLGAFQPDLIVSPHAVTANPAAIAFTELARPTSHDDRDLGRGSTLPGAPTLSGVSYKLYSERVQAHGTQQIPRADTSGFPGVSELHSHPDRVFCGLLTSGSSGLPKRVPLLRRQMIAAAANAGLSSASTDNVPAESLWGHPLPLYHAGGVAIVFRALLSGTGIFLWDGFDAGTILRALKTNRAIRRISLVPTMLKRLVDEAGRRESHPIHSLDCVLVGGGPYTTELEARARRQGWPAAFSYGMTETCGQISAQNPDGSSPAGSVGRALPGHEVQITDRRNQLLPSGETGILQVRGPQVFDGYLPEQQLLKAYRPGGEGPEPSRYPWFETGDYARLDSDDHLFIESRRTDMVVTGGLNVPVADVEAALAGIPGVRDAAVTGLPDEEWGQILVALVVADGEISAEQLQQTLAGQLPPHQVPKRLFLTDHVPRSSLGKIRREKVRQEASRLHRRR
- a CDS encoding MFS transporter, with translation QTVSGTFGVLSYFIGAVFGNITLLYFGVFLVFFFSVIPPFFVKEPKYLGRYGEDEQDIAREIDGKEASPQSVNQASLYQILFSIRPLWGFLMYGIYAIIKRLSGLEFPGYYFEMFALVITIYLIGEALFRSEDGKTGEEAGKIGFQKVLAAHSFSWIAAQSMFIYFFAFVDYRLPGLSDEGVGSVVNWSFFSLNLVAAIIPVLILGPLANRYGRVRVHASALAVMAAGYALIAFLGQSPYVFYLLMAVVGIGWASIISLPFAIMSQKINQGQMGLYMGLFNLSVVLPQLVSSFAVGDIVQAVDNKSILMIICSVTVAFSAAAWYLVKEPKDEMTENPALLDEELEKKAESGENP